AGTTGTTCTAATGATAGGATGTGGACAACAACCAGAAGCAGGTAAGACCGGAGCAGCAGGAGGAGAGAAACAAGGGGCTGGAAGTTTAAGTGAAGTACTAATGGAAGTGGGAAAAAGTGCTGAGAATGCTTTTTATTCATTTTTAGAGTTAGTTTCAGATACATTAGGCTTTACTGCTAAATCAACTACAAAGAAAGAGGATGTAGGGGGTTATTTTAACAGCCTGGGTGGTAAGCTTGGAGAAGCATCAAATGAGTTAGAACAAGTAGCAAAAAATTCAGAAGCAGGCATTGAAAAAAATGACGCATCAAAAAATCCAATTAGAAGTGCAGTTAATGCAGCTAAGAAGACATTGGAGGCATTAAAAGGATATTTAGACTCCTTAGGAACAGTAGGTGATTCTAATCCAGTAGGTTGGGCATCAAATAATGCCCAAGGAGCAGCAGTAGATGAAGCTGAGTTAAAGAAAGCATATAAAGCATTGAAAGGAATAATGGACACAGCAGAGGGAGCAGGTGTTGCAAGGCCAGAAGTTGGAAATATAGCAGTAAAGGTAGGTAATGGAACAGATAATAAGGATGGCGCTAAAATATTAGCTACAGATGGAGCTGCAGCAGTAGGAGATGCAGGTAAAGCGGCAGCAATATTAACAACAGTAAGTGGTAAGGAAATGCTAGCATCAATAGTTAATTCAACAGAAGATAAAGCTGTGAAAATAACAGGTAATGTAACTGTAGAGACAACTCCATTGGAATTTGCAGTAGGAGGCAATGGAGCTCATCTATCACAAAATGCCAATTCAAAAGCAGCAGCAGTAGCAGGAGGAATAGCATTACGTTCCTTAGTTAAAGGTGGTAAATTAGCTGCGAATAATAATGATGATGACAAAGCATCACAAGGAGTAGGGATCACAGCGGCAAATAAATTATTAGTAGCAGTGGAAGATATAATTAAAAAGACAGTAAAGAATGTTCTTGAGAAAGCAAAAGGAGAAATAGATAAAGCAAGAGATCCAAAACCAGCAGGTCAGCAATAAGATAGATAGTTAGATTAATTACTTAAAAGTAAGATTAGAAGGCAATCTTAGAGATGCGTCTCAGATGCCTTCTATATTGTTGTAATGAAAAATGAGAAGTTAAATTGGCTGCTGAATCTAAAAATTCTTTCTTTGATTCATTAGTGAAGATAGGCCAAGGATTTCAAGATATATTTGGAATTTTTGGAAATGCAATAGGTGAT
The DNA window shown above is from Borrelia hermsii DAH and carries:
- a CDS encoding variable large family protein encodes the protein MRKRISAIINKLNISIMMMIVVLMIGCGQQPEAGKTGAAGGEKQGAGSLSEVLMEVGKSAENAFYSFLELVSDTLGFTAKSTTKKEDVGGYFNSLGGKLGEASNELEQVAKNSEAGIEKNDASKNPIRSAVNAAKKTLEALKGYLDSLGTVGDSNPVGWASNNAQGAAVDEAELKKAYKALKGIMDTAEGAGVARPEVGNIAVKVGNGTDNKDGAKILATDGAAAVGDAGKAAAILTTVSGKEMLASIVNSTEDKAVKITGNVTVETTPLEFAVGGNGAHLSQNANSKAAAVAGGIALRSLVKGGKLAANNNDDDKASQGVGITAANKLLVAVEDIIKKTVKNVLEKAKGEIDKARDPKPAGQQ